In Symmachiella dynata, the following are encoded in one genomic region:
- a CDS encoding alpha/beta hydrolase yields MLAKLKQAALFIKRRPKRAVVVLMLVGFVVLNLLAYIHAHAMTHFVEGGERTPAPESLSWTQKVAVLATGVRLARPANHSTPNDFELQFTQHSFETSDGTNLSGWHIAADDSRGVCLFFHGYGAAKSSLLPEAGQFQRWGYDAFLVDFRGSGDSAGDVTTIGYLEADDVASAVEYVRANFADKPLWLYGRSMGSAAILRAIAEYDLKPSGVILECPFDRLLSTAQNRFAAMGLPGFPAAQLLVFWGGAQHGYSGFEHNPVDYAANVRCPVLVLGGEADPRVTQPQLRAVFDKLAGPKQIHIFEEVGHAAYLPAAPHTWEATVRSFLEAPQ; encoded by the coding sequence ATGCTCGCAAAACTTAAACAGGCAGCGCTGTTCATCAAACGCCGCCCCAAACGCGCGGTTGTGGTTTTGATGCTTGTGGGTTTTGTTGTGTTGAATCTGTTGGCATATATCCACGCGCATGCGATGACACATTTTGTCGAGGGGGGAGAACGAACCCCGGCGCCGGAGAGTCTGTCCTGGACACAAAAAGTCGCTGTGCTCGCCACGGGAGTCCGCTTGGCACGCCCAGCCAATCACAGTACGCCGAACGATTTTGAACTACAATTCACACAGCACTCCTTCGAAACTTCCGACGGAACAAACCTCAGCGGTTGGCACATCGCCGCCGACGATTCTCGCGGTGTCTGTTTGTTCTTCCACGGCTACGGAGCGGCAAAATCCAGTCTCCTTCCCGAAGCGGGACAGTTTCAGCGTTGGGGGTACGATGCGTTTCTCGTCGATTTTCGCGGCAGCGGCGATTCCGCGGGGGACGTGACTACGATCGGATATCTGGAGGCCGACGACGTTGCCTCGGCAGTCGAATATGTACGAGCAAATTTTGCCGACAAGCCGCTTTGGCTGTACGGTCGTTCGATGGGTAGCGCCGCTATTTTGCGTGCGATAGCCGAATACGACTTAAAACCGTCAGGCGTGATCCTCGAATGCCCCTTCGACCGATTGTTGTCGACAGCACAAAACCGTTTCGCTGCTATGGGATTACCAGGATTTCCCGCTGCCCAGTTGTTGGTGTTCTGGGGTGGAGCGCAGCACGGATACTCGGGATTCGAACACAACCCTGTGGACTACGCCGCCAATGTGCGTTGCCCGGTGTTGGTACTGGGCGGCGAAGCCGATCCACGCGTCACGCAACCGCAATTGCGCGCGGTTTTTGACAAGCTGGCAGGCCCCAAACAGATCCATATTTTCGAGGAGGTCGGACATGCCGCCTATTTGCCGGCAGCGCCGCACACGTGGGAGGCCACGGTCCGGTCATTCCTCGAAGCACCGCAATAA
- a CDS encoding tetratricopeptide repeat protein produces MPDPQTQFTAAVALHQAGDLSAAEPVYRRVLADVPHHLDAMYLLGTLQLQQGEFVAAVELLSQVCAAQPHVAAAHNNLGIAYKAQGQFEQAIGCLNRALKQDANYAEAYFNLGQIYEEQQQWPLAEECFVQHLALAPEDIESRVRLGFALTQQEKSAEAALAFEEVVRLQPDYAEIHSNLSYVYERLGRLRDAVAAAQKAVVLRPDYAEGHNNLGNALRSSHQLNAACAAFDRALKIQPDFPMAWFNLATTQMLAGDLAAGWEGFESREAIMPAPPQTFLQPRWRGESLAGKSLLVHADEGFGDTLQFARFLAPAQAASGARIILHCQRGLGDLLRGTAGVAEVIVEGDFVPMTDAHISLLSLPGVLGVTGDTLPAAVPYLSVDQVESQFDDIIDATQLSVGLVWQGNPAQPRDLVRSCPLSEMGPLIETDGTQFISLQVGAAGLQQLAAVDWRERVLDAGSGLTDFSQTAALINRLDLVITVDTAVAHLAGALGADVWTLLSHTPDWRWQLERSDSPWYPSMRLFRQRDWGDWPSVIGEVTAELSNVVQKRLS; encoded by the coding sequence ATGCCTGACCCACAAACACAATTCACCGCAGCAGTCGCCCTGCATCAAGCAGGGGACCTTTCCGCCGCCGAACCGGTTTACCGCCGCGTGTTAGCGGACGTGCCGCACCACCTGGATGCGATGTACTTGCTCGGCACGTTGCAATTGCAGCAGGGAGAGTTCGTCGCGGCTGTGGAATTGCTGTCCCAGGTCTGCGCCGCTCAACCCCACGTCGCCGCTGCCCATAACAATCTGGGGATTGCCTACAAGGCGCAAGGCCAATTCGAGCAGGCAATCGGTTGTCTGAATCGCGCGCTCAAACAGGACGCGAATTATGCCGAGGCGTATTTCAATCTGGGGCAGATTTATGAAGAGCAGCAACAATGGCCCCTGGCGGAAGAATGCTTCGTCCAACACCTAGCGTTGGCCCCTGAAGATATTGAGTCCCGCGTGCGACTCGGTTTCGCCCTGACGCAACAAGAGAAATCCGCTGAGGCAGCTCTGGCATTTGAAGAGGTCGTCCGCCTCCAACCCGATTACGCTGAAATCCACAGTAACCTGTCCTACGTCTACGAGCGACTCGGACGACTGAGGGACGCCGTCGCTGCGGCTCAAAAGGCCGTTGTGCTGCGTCCTGATTATGCCGAGGGACACAACAATCTAGGGAATGCCCTCCGCTCCTCGCATCAATTGAATGCGGCCTGCGCAGCGTTTGATCGCGCGCTTAAAATACAACCCGATTTTCCCATGGCGTGGTTCAACCTGGCAACGACTCAGATGTTGGCGGGTGACTTGGCAGCAGGTTGGGAAGGATTTGAATCTCGCGAAGCCATCATGCCGGCTCCACCTCAGACATTTTTGCAACCGCGCTGGCGTGGGGAATCGTTGGCCGGAAAATCGTTGCTGGTGCATGCCGATGAAGGTTTCGGCGACACGCTACAATTCGCAAGATTCCTCGCACCGGCACAGGCGGCCAGCGGCGCACGAATTATCCTGCATTGTCAACGCGGCCTCGGCGATTTGTTGCGGGGCACGGCTGGAGTCGCGGAGGTCATCGTCGAAGGTGATTTTGTGCCAATGACCGATGCGCACATTTCTTTACTGAGTCTTCCAGGAGTCTTGGGAGTCACCGGCGACACATTGCCCGCAGCCGTTCCCTACTTAAGCGTCGACCAAGTGGAATCACAATTCGACGACATCATCGATGCCACCCAGTTAAGCGTGGGTCTTGTCTGGCAGGGCAATCCGGCACAACCTCGCGATTTGGTCCGGTCTTGCCCATTGTCGGAAATGGGTCCCCTGATCGAGACCGACGGGACACAATTTATCAGCCTGCAAGTGGGAGCAGCCGGCTTGCAGCAACTGGCCGCTGTGGATTGGCGCGAGCGCGTCCTCGACGCCGGAAGCGGCTTGACCGATTTTTCGCAAACGGCGGCATTGATCAATCGATTGGATCTGGTGATCACCGTCGACACGGCCGTCGCCCATTTGGCCGGTGCCCTTGGCGCCGATGTCTGGACGCTGTTATCGCACACCCCGGATTGGCGTTGGCAACTGGAGCGTAGCGACTCTCCGTGGTATCCCTCAATGCGGCTCTTCCGCCAACGCGATTGGGGGGATTGGCCCAGTGTGATTGGAGAGGTCACAGCAGAATTGAGCAATGTCGTTCAGAAGCGATTGAGTTAA
- a CDS encoding FAD-dependent oxidoreductase produces MNARILALLILVWTAQPIAAQQVLVEAESFPSHGGWKLDTQFIENMGSPYLLAHGLGRPVDDAVTEVEFPETGEYRVFVRTMDWVARWKAPGKPGRFQLLIDGQPLPETFGTEGAEWSWQDGGKVQIKNKKTTLALHDLTGFDGRCDAILFTKGDEPPPNESKILPKWRCQLLGIPEGPIEKGGYDLVVIGGGYSGMGAAISAARMGCKVALIQNRPVLGGNGSSEVRVWSQGLIRRGRYPRIGEIVEEFADKAKKSPGTYEEFEDAKKERIIRAEPNIELFLNHHAFDVKTEGKKITAVDAFDTRSGAQKRFRGQLYVDGTGHGTIGYLAGADWEMTPNGRMGMSNMWAWGEGEKPVAFPQTPWALDLEMKDFPYPRDHHGQWFWESGFDKDAIGGAEAIRDWNLRAVYGAFNAMKNRDGADKHTTAFLTWIAYIGGPRESRRLMGDVVLTQEDIVDKRQFTDGCVPSTWSIDLHYPKKQYAEKFADNPFISVAVHDRRIDRGYGYPVPYRCFYSRNIDNLFMAGRCISVTHQALGTTRVMKTCGMMGEVIGRAASLCVLNDCTPRQVYKEHWDAMVDLLKLPGKARRATVKDEIVIPEDALSLAGPFGPMTGLDPSKLEGIVVDDKQAEQTGSWTVGEGLPGYVGWNYLYAFKDASIRFDLPIAKSGTYEVRIAYQPHENRGNQVPVTISTGEKGRTVRVNMKQKPPLKEGFISLGTFDFTKGEKNFVEITTEGAGGCVHADAVQIVRKD; encoded by the coding sequence TTGAATGCTCGAATCCTGGCCCTGCTGATTCTTGTTTGGACAGCTCAACCCATTGCAGCCCAACAAGTCCTCGTCGAAGCGGAAAGCTTTCCGTCGCACGGCGGGTGGAAGCTTGATACGCAATTCATCGAAAACATGGGCTCTCCGTATCTATTAGCGCACGGACTGGGGCGCCCAGTCGACGATGCGGTGACCGAGGTCGAATTCCCCGAAACCGGCGAGTATCGCGTATTCGTGCGGACCATGGACTGGGTCGCCCGCTGGAAAGCACCGGGAAAACCGGGGCGGTTTCAATTGCTCATCGACGGTCAACCGCTTCCGGAAACGTTCGGTACCGAAGGGGCGGAGTGGTCTTGGCAGGATGGCGGCAAGGTTCAAATCAAAAACAAAAAGACCACGTTGGCACTGCACGACTTGACCGGTTTCGACGGACGTTGCGATGCCATTCTGTTTACAAAAGGGGACGAACCGCCGCCCAATGAATCCAAAATCTTGCCAAAGTGGCGCTGTCAATTGCTGGGGATCCCCGAAGGCCCGATCGAAAAGGGCGGCTATGACCTGGTGGTGATCGGCGGCGGCTACTCCGGCATGGGAGCAGCGATCTCTGCTGCTCGTATGGGATGCAAGGTCGCCCTGATCCAAAACCGTCCGGTGCTGGGTGGGAACGGTTCCAGCGAAGTCCGTGTCTGGTCGCAGGGACTGATACGCCGCGGACGTTATCCGCGGATTGGCGAAATTGTGGAAGAGTTTGCCGACAAAGCCAAAAAATCCCCCGGCACCTATGAGGAATTTGAAGACGCGAAAAAAGAACGCATCATTCGAGCGGAACCAAATATCGAATTGTTTCTCAACCACCATGCATTCGATGTAAAAACCGAAGGCAAAAAGATCACAGCGGTCGATGCGTTCGACACACGCAGCGGCGCTCAGAAACGTTTTCGCGGCCAGCTCTATGTCGACGGGACCGGCCACGGCACGATTGGGTATCTGGCCGGGGCGGACTGGGAGATGACCCCCAATGGCCGCATGGGGATGAGCAACATGTGGGCTTGGGGCGAAGGGGAGAAACCCGTCGCATTTCCGCAAACGCCCTGGGCTTTGGACTTGGAGATGAAGGATTTCCCCTATCCCCGCGACCATCACGGGCAATGGTTTTGGGAAAGCGGGTTCGATAAAGATGCAATCGGGGGAGCAGAGGCGATTCGCGATTGGAATTTGCGGGCGGTGTACGGCGCGTTTAATGCAATGAAAAACCGCGACGGCGCCGACAAACATACCACGGCGTTTTTAACCTGGATCGCCTACATCGGCGGCCCGCGCGAATCGCGACGGCTGATGGGAGACGTGGTACTCACGCAAGAGGATATCGTTGACAAGCGGCAATTCACAGACGGCTGCGTGCCGAGTACTTGGTCGATTGATCTGCACTATCCCAAGAAACAATACGCGGAAAAATTCGCGGACAATCCCTTCATTTCCGTCGCCGTGCATGACCGGCGGATTGATCGAGGATACGGCTATCCGGTGCCTTACCGTTGTTTCTATTCGCGCAACATCGACAACCTGTTCATGGCGGGCCGCTGCATCAGCGTTACGCACCAAGCACTGGGGACGACACGGGTGATGAAGACCTGCGGCATGATGGGCGAAGTTATTGGCCGCGCCGCCAGCCTGTGCGTTCTGAATGATTGTACGCCGCGACAGGTCTACAAAGAGCACTGGGATGCCATGGTCGACTTACTGAAATTGCCCGGCAAAGCACGCCGCGCGACGGTCAAGGACGAGATCGTTATCCCCGAAGACGCCCTATCGCTCGCCGGCCCGTTCGGCCCCATGACCGGTTTAGATCCCTCGAAACTCGAAGGGATTGTGGTCGACGATAAGCAAGCCGAGCAAACTGGAAGTTGGACCGTCGGCGAGGGCCTGCCCGGGTACGTGGGCTGGAATTACCTTTACGCCTTCAAAGACGCCAGCATCCGTTTTGACCTGCCGATTGCAAAAAGCGGAACTTATGAGGTCCGGATTGCTTATCAGCCGCACGAAAACCGCGGCAATCAGGTGCCGGTCACGATTTCGACAGGCGAAAAAGGCCGGACAGTGCGCGTGAATATGAAACAAAAACCACCGCTGAAAGAGGGGTTCATTTCACTCGGCACGTTTGACTTCACCAAAGGCGAAAAGAACTTCGTGGAGATCACCACCGAGGGGGCCGGCGGTTGCGTGCATGCGGATGCTGTTCAAATTGTGCGGAAGGATTGA
- a CDS encoding acyl-CoA thioesterase, producing the protein MAVCRLTLRFNKYIVTIKAVPPMTVDKQGRYLATKITMMPRDTNPHGTIFGGVILSHIDQSGAIGARYSIRKEGFPDCALVTVAMNRVEFHHPVYVGDVVSFYSHVERFGRTSITVHVTVESERDGEALMLTEADVTYVAVQLIDGERRPVPIRGAE; encoded by the coding sequence ATGGCCGTTTGCCGGCTGACTCTGCGGTTCAACAAATACATCGTCACCATTAAGGCCGTCCCCCCAATGACCGTCGACAAACAGGGCCGTTATCTGGCCACCAAGATCACGATGATGCCCCGTGATACGAATCCGCACGGGACGATCTTTGGCGGAGTGATTTTGAGTCACATCGACCAGTCGGGTGCGATCGGTGCGCGCTATTCGATTCGCAAAGAGGGATTCCCCGATTGCGCGCTGGTGACAGTGGCTATGAATCGTGTCGAGTTTCACCACCCGGTCTATGTCGGTGACGTCGTGAGTTTTTACTCACACGTCGAACGCTTCGGCCGGACGTCAATCACCGTGCACGTGACCGTCGAATCGGAACGCGACGGCGAAGCATTGATGCTGACCGAGGCGGATGTGACGTATGTCGCCGTGCAACTCATCGATGGCGAACGCCGGCCGGTACCGATTCGCGGTGCTGAGTGA
- a CDS encoding YegP family protein: protein MAEDTWEIYKDNSGEWRWRRVAPNGNIVGASTQGYVNRSDCEDNARRNGWPG from the coding sequence ATGGCCGAAGACACATGGGAAATTTATAAAGACAACTCCGGCGAATGGCGCTGGCGACGAGTGGCTCCCAATGGAAATATTGTCGGCGCTTCGACGCAGGGCTATGTGAATCGGTCCGACTGCGAAGACAACGCACGCCGCAACGGCTGGCCCGGCTAG
- a CDS encoding NAD(P)H-hydrate epimerase, giving the protein MPQTPMSREEVRDVDRRAISEYGMPGVVLMENAGRGAAELLIELGIAGRVIICAGKGNNGGDGYVIARHLQNRGFEAEVWLFCDPTELSGDAAINYRILQAAGWAGRVINDDADFAALFAELQPDDWIVDALLGTGTRGALRPPFPKIIAAINQSAAKVFAIDLPSGMDCDTGKPLGTCVRAEQTATFVAPKLGFDQPGADAWTGTVHVIDIGVPRDLIQPT; this is encoded by the coding sequence ATGCCGCAAACTCCGATGAGCCGCGAAGAGGTCCGGGACGTTGATCGCCGTGCGATTTCCGAATATGGCATGCCGGGCGTCGTGCTGATGGAAAACGCTGGGCGCGGTGCAGCGGAGCTGTTGATTGAGCTTGGCATCGCCGGGCGAGTGATCATCTGTGCCGGAAAAGGGAACAACGGCGGCGATGGTTATGTCATCGCGCGGCATCTACAAAATCGTGGTTTCGAGGCGGAAGTCTGGTTGTTTTGCGATCCGACCGAACTTTCCGGCGATGCGGCGATCAACTACCGCATCTTGCAGGCTGCCGGCTGGGCGGGACGTGTGATTAACGACGATGCGGACTTCGCGGCGCTGTTTGCGGAACTACAACCGGATGATTGGATCGTCGATGCCTTGCTGGGAACCGGGACTCGCGGCGCATTGCGTCCGCCGTTTCCCAAAATCATTGCAGCGATCAACCAATCCGCCGCCAAGGTCTTTGCTATCGATCTGCCCTCGGGCATGGATTGTGATACCGGCAAGCCGTTGGGGACGTGTGTGCGTGCCGAACAGACTGCCACGTTTGTCGCCCCGAAATTGGGATTTGACCAACCAGGCGCCGACGCTTGGACCGGAACGGTGCATGTGATTGATATCGGTGTCCCACGCGATTTGATTCAACCAACGTGA
- a CDS encoding FMN-binding protein, with product MGTAGKPRSWRRWLIHAVRVALFAAIVVMIHRQHERFTSAQQAQPQQPLSLEQIRHFFPTVASIESESAENIVRDAAGEQLGTLLQTSPTSDHIIGFSGPTNVLIAIDTNDQLLGIEILSSDDTRDHVRQIRKDAAFFASFVGRPRGEATGDVDAVSGATLTSLAITEAVMHRLGGAAESLRFPQPLTLADAQQLFPTATALKKDESSPALWHVQAADEQPLGTLLRTSPAADNIVGYQGPTETRIAFDPHGRVIGIALGNSYDNEPYVTYVREDEYFLSLFNDLNLDRLATLDLQEANVEGVSGATMTSMAVAAGLVQAAQQEKLAQEAAQQRQSTWNIAPHDYGTAAVIVAAVVIGMTRLRSQRTLRVIFQCVLIGYLGLIAGNLVSMAMLVGWAQNGIAWRSASGLVILTAAALLLPMTTRRNLYCSHICPHGAAQDLLKRRLSWQLRIPKRLARALLVLPALLLAWCVIVGMLVLSVSLVDIEPFDAWVFRVAGLATISVAVVGLIASLFVPMAYCRYGCPTGALLKFLRVHSHSERWTARDWAAVGLAGLAFCLSFT from the coding sequence ATGGGTACCGCAGGCAAGCCGCGCAGTTGGCGGCGATGGTTGATCCACGCGGTCCGGGTTGCGCTGTTCGCCGCCATTGTGGTGATGATCCACCGGCAGCATGAACGATTCACTTCCGCCCAACAAGCGCAGCCTCAACAACCACTCAGCCTGGAACAAATACGGCATTTTTTCCCGACTGTGGCGTCCATTGAAAGCGAATCGGCGGAGAACATCGTTCGTGATGCCGCGGGCGAACAACTGGGGACGCTACTTCAGACCTCACCGACCAGCGACCACATCATCGGATTTTCTGGACCGACGAATGTCCTGATCGCGATCGATACCAACGACCAACTGCTGGGTATCGAGATTCTTTCCAGCGATGATACGCGTGATCATGTACGTCAGATTCGCAAAGACGCGGCGTTTTTTGCTTCCTTCGTAGGCCGCCCGCGCGGCGAGGCGACGGGCGATGTCGATGCGGTTTCGGGAGCGACGCTAACGAGCTTGGCGATTACTGAAGCGGTGATGCACCGGTTGGGTGGTGCCGCCGAGTCTTTACGTTTTCCGCAACCGCTGACCTTGGCCGATGCACAACAGTTGTTTCCAACAGCAACCGCCCTCAAAAAAGACGAATCTTCGCCGGCGCTCTGGCATGTGCAAGCTGCCGACGAACAACCGCTGGGGACATTACTGCGCACCTCACCGGCCGCCGATAATATCGTAGGCTATCAAGGCCCCACCGAAACGCGAATCGCGTTCGATCCTCACGGGCGCGTCATCGGAATCGCCTTAGGCAACAGTTACGACAACGAGCCGTACGTGACCTATGTCCGCGAGGACGAATACTTCCTGTCGTTGTTTAACGATCTGAATCTGGATCGATTGGCGACTTTAGATTTGCAAGAGGCGAACGTCGAAGGGGTCTCCGGCGCCACAATGACCAGCATGGCGGTTGCCGCTGGATTGGTGCAAGCGGCCCAGCAAGAAAAGTTAGCTCAAGAGGCGGCACAGCAGCGGCAATCAACCTGGAACATTGCCCCACACGACTACGGTACGGCGGCGGTGATTGTGGCGGCGGTGGTGATCGGCATGACGCGATTGCGATCGCAGCGGACCCTGCGCGTCATTTTTCAGTGCGTGTTGATCGGCTATCTGGGACTGATCGCCGGCAATTTGGTCTCGATGGCCATGCTCGTGGGCTGGGCGCAGAACGGGATCGCTTGGCGGTCGGCATCCGGGTTGGTGATCTTGACCGCTGCAGCGCTGTTATTGCCGATGACCACGCGGCGCAATCTGTATTGCAGTCATATTTGCCCGCACGGCGCTGCACAGGATTTACTCAAGCGACGGTTGTCATGGCAATTGCGGATTCCCAAACGGCTGGCACGAGCGTTGTTGGTTTTACCGGCATTGTTATTGGCGTGGTGCGTGATCGTGGGAATGCTAGTGTTGTCGGTGAGTCTGGTCGACATCGAGCCGTTTGACGCCTGGGTCTTCCGCGTCGCCGGTTTGGCCACGATCAGTGTGGCAGTGGTCGGCTTGATCGCGTCGCTGTTCGTACCGATGGCATACTGCCGCTACGGTTGTCCGACCGGAGCGCTGCTCAAGTTCCTCAGGGTTCACTCGCACAGCGAGCGTTGGACAGCCCGCGATTGGGCAGCCGTCGGACTCGCCGGATTGGCATTCTGCTTGTCATTCACATAG
- a CDS encoding SDR family NAD(P)-dependent oxidoreductase, with protein sequence MTVTYAERWGVVTGASSGIGAEFARQLAGRGMHLVLTARREDELKQLAEELYTAHGTKTEVITADLANPTEPLRIYDEIKQRGIEVELLVNNAGIGFAGAIEQTDVSRMMELIQVNIAALTELTYLVLPEMLSRKAGGVINVASVAAFQPVAYNGVYSASKAYVLHFSESLWAETHQRGVIVMALCPGTTATNFFNVSGVPHWLEKHPSQTADAVVRAGLTGLDKRRQYYVSGRKNYLLSLLVRLATRATVVKGSIKYFKPKKQK encoded by the coding sequence TTGACGGTCACATATGCGGAGCGTTGGGGAGTCGTTACCGGAGCCTCATCGGGTATTGGCGCGGAGTTCGCACGGCAACTTGCCGGACGGGGGATGCATCTGGTCCTGACCGCCCGTCGGGAGGATGAGTTAAAACAACTGGCGGAGGAACTGTACACAGCGCACGGCACCAAGACGGAGGTCATCACGGCCGATTTGGCCAACCCAACGGAGCCGCTGCGAATTTATGATGAGATCAAACAGCGGGGCATCGAAGTGGAACTGCTCGTCAACAACGCCGGCATCGGCTTTGCGGGCGCCATCGAGCAGACAGATGTGTCGCGGATGATGGAATTGATTCAGGTCAATATCGCTGCACTGACCGAACTGACCTACCTGGTGCTTCCGGAAATGCTGTCCCGCAAAGCGGGTGGTGTGATCAACGTCGCCTCCGTCGCTGCCTTTCAACCGGTGGCCTATAACGGTGTCTATTCCGCCTCGAAGGCGTACGTGCTGCATTTTTCAGAATCGCTGTGGGCCGAGACGCACCAACGGGGTGTGATTGTCATGGCGTTGTGTCCGGGAACCACAGCGACAAACTTTTTCAATGTTTCCGGCGTGCCGCATTGGTTGGAAAAGCACCCCTCGCAAACCGCCGACGCGGTCGTCCGCGCCGGCCTGACCGGTTTGGATAAACGACGGCAATATTATGTTTCCGGTCGAAAGAACTATCTCCTGTCATTACTCGTGCGCTTGGCAACACGGGCCACGGTAGTGAAAGGTTCGATCAAATACTTCAAACCGAAGAAGCAGAAATAA
- a CDS encoding formylmethanofuran dehydrogenase subunit C, producing the protein MPLVLSLHNRTSIPVEVDHVRIETAREQSVDQIRATPVQYGNKQLTLGEFFDVSGSCSDDSEMIWEGDCGKVKLIGTGMTTGRMTIRGNAGMHLGAEMTGGEILCEGDATDWVGAEMHGGRIHVRGDAGHLIGAVYRGGRRGMTGGEILIDGKAGNEIGHTMRRGLIAIGGRSGDAPGFNMIAGSIFLFGETGIRPGAGMRRGTIGYFAADAAPRMLPTFKRSSTYDPLFLQHYLRHLQTAGFRVPAECLTSHYARYRGDFLEGGRGEILVRQAG; encoded by the coding sequence ATGCCCCTGGTTCTTTCGCTGCACAATCGCACGTCCATCCCTGTTGAAGTCGATCACGTCCGCATCGAGACCGCTCGAGAACAGTCGGTCGATCAAATCCGGGCGACGCCGGTGCAGTACGGCAACAAGCAATTGACGCTCGGCGAATTTTTCGACGTATCCGGTTCGTGCAGCGATGACAGCGAGATGATTTGGGAGGGCGATTGCGGCAAGGTCAAGTTGATCGGCACCGGCATGACGACCGGCCGGATGACGATTCGCGGGAACGCGGGGATGCATTTGGGAGCCGAAATGACCGGCGGCGAAATCCTGTGTGAAGGAGACGCCACCGATTGGGTCGGGGCGGAGATGCATGGCGGACGAATTCACGTTCGCGGTGATGCCGGGCATTTGATTGGAGCGGTCTATCGTGGCGGGCGGCGGGGCATGACCGGAGGGGAGATACTCATCGACGGCAAAGCCGGCAACGAAATCGGTCATACCATGCGCCGCGGATTGATCGCCATCGGCGGTCGCTCCGGCGATGCGCCCGGTTTTAATATGATTGCCGGATCCATTTTCCTGTTTGGCGAAACAGGGATTCGTCCTGGAGCGGGAATGCGGCGCGGCACGATCGGCTATTTCGCCGCCGATGCGGCTCCACGAATGTTGCCGACATTCAAACGGTCTTCGACATACGACCCGTTGTTTTTGCAGCACTATCTGCGACATCTACAAACGGCCGGTTTTCGAGTTCCCGCTGAGTGCCTCACGTCCCACTACGCCCGGTACCGCGGCGATTTTCTCGAAGGTGGTCGCGGCGAAATTCTCGTGCGGCAGGCGGGGTGA
- a CDS encoding phosphotransferase: protein MQDDKQQSVLRWVLANYSSQYHPTQCVPINQAGFSGARVWKATTTAGEFAVRQWPAEGLHSDRLLGLHQLLHHMRDQNFALIAPPVTAGSGTTLVEAINHYWQLEPWMPGAANYQTQPSEAKLSAALRALAAWHRAAATFRPSENHRQWFASHDSAASPGIGERLRLVFKWNSQRLDMAARSVEGHTWPEFCDVALNLISAFKSIAPRVADELRMAASLRFRLQPCLRDVWHDHILFVGDEVTGIIDPSACRSETVAGDIARLVGSFVGDDRRGWETALTAYQSVCRLSIDERAAVELFDRSGVLLSGMTWVQWVAMEGRPVDDRERVLARMTTILSRLQNMGG, encoded by the coding sequence ATGCAAGACGACAAGCAACAGAGCGTGCTCCGCTGGGTGCTGGCCAATTATTCGTCGCAGTATCATCCCACGCAGTGCGTGCCGATCAACCAAGCCGGGTTTAGCGGCGCTCGCGTTTGGAAAGCGACCACGACTGCGGGAGAGTTCGCCGTGCGCCAATGGCCCGCAGAGGGTCTACACAGCGACCGTCTCCTTGGCTTGCATCAACTATTACATCACATGCGCGATCAAAACTTTGCCTTGATCGCTCCCCCGGTAACGGCCGGAAGCGGGACGACATTGGTCGAAGCCATCAATCACTATTGGCAATTGGAACCCTGGATGCCGGGAGCGGCCAACTACCAGACCCAGCCATCCGAGGCCAAATTGTCCGCCGCCCTGCGCGCTCTGGCCGCTTGGCATCGTGCCGCAGCAACATTTCGTCCCAGCGAAAACCACCGGCAGTGGTTTGCCTCACATGATTCCGCCGCATCTCCTGGAATTGGCGAGCGGTTGCGACTGGTTTTCAAATGGAACTCACAACGTCTCGATATGGCTGCCCGGTCCGTTGAGGGACACACCTGGCCGGAGTTCTGCGACGTGGCACTGAATTTGATCTCCGCGTTCAAGAGCATAGCGCCGCGTGTTGCTGATGAACTCCGCATGGCTGCGAGTCTTCGATTTCGTTTGCAACCTTGCCTGCGGGATGTGTGGCATGACCACATTTTATTCGTCGGTGACGAAGTGACCGGCATCATTGATCCCAGCGCCTGTCGCAGCGAAACGGTCGCGGGGGATATCGCGCGACTGGTGGGAAGTTTCGTCGGCGATGATCGTCGCGGCTGGGAGACGGCATTGACCGCCTATCAATCGGTCTGCCGGTTATCGATCGATGAGCGAGCGGCGGTGGAGCTCTTTGATCGTAGCGGCGTGCTGCTCAGCGGAATGACCTGGGTGCAATGGGTCGCCATGGAAGGGCGTCCGGTCGATGACCGGGAGCGCGTATTGGCCCGCATGACGACGATTTTATCTCGACTGCAGAACATGGGCGGGTAA